A region of the Pungitius pungitius chromosome 8, fPunPun2.1, whole genome shotgun sequence genome:
TACCTATTATTCACCAAAAATCAAGAGCAACTAACCAGGGACAGTATCATGCCCATGACCACAGGGGTGAAGATGAAGTTGAGTGTGGTGACCTGAAGCACGTAGCAGTCAGAGTCTGGGTTCGTGTGGACATCTTCGTATTGTCTGGGCATATACAAGGACTTGGCACAACCATTTTTACTGTGTCTTTGCTGGGAAGAAGCCAAATGGGTTATTACTATTTCAAAAGTTATCTTATTAGGGAAGAAGTGCAGTTGGTTTTaaacaaccctttttttttacctgcttaAGAAACTTGAAGTTGAACTCCCACAATGCCTCGGGCCGAGTCCCTGACACCTTTGTGACCCAGAACAGTAAACACTGCAACAAGAATCATTATGCacataaaatgataaatgtacaTATTAACAGGCTATTTTGACTTTtaatatacatacacatgtcTTTAttcttagaaaaaaaagaagtacagAAAAACTTGACTACACTTGTAAAGCCTACACAAGGGGCCTCGATCATGCTGTGTTCAACTTAGTCTGGCTGCCTCTGAGCTATCTTGCTGGCAAGTTGTGGATAACCTGGATATCACATGAGCAGCCCTGATTATTCTTATTTATGAATCAGAGCATAGATTTCTTAAGCTCTCCAGCGAATCACTAACTAACAACATTAATTATGTTATAATGTTAGGTGGTTGAATACACATTAAATGATTTACCTTGGAGTTGAGCAAAGTCGTTGGCGTGGACTCTGGCAGGGCAGGAATCTTTGAGACGCGCAGGCTGAAAGGCTCGTACAAATGGAAAAGCGAGCGAATCACGCGGGCCCGTAGAGAGCACATCCTGTCAATGCAGTCGGGCTGGAGGCGGAATGGTAGATCAGCACCAATCTTGTAGTGCCTGTAACAGATGGACAGTGGGAGGGTGAAAAAACATGTTAATTTTAGTAAATTTAGTAAAAGTTTATTGGTTCCTCGTAAATTACATGCAAGACAGTTGTTAATCTGAAATGCCTTCTTATACATACTGGCTTTTGGAGGAGGGGACCGGAAAATTACTGTTTGAAGTATTTCTTCAATCAATCGACATCATATCATACAGAGACACATTTTTCTGGTAACTTCACAATCATTTGTACAGaaaacattgttaaaaaaatgacacGCACTTCTTATCTGTTTACCATTGACTGAACGAAGTTAATCAATTAAACTCCCTCACCTTCGGTAGAGCCTTGTCCAAAAGGCAGCAGTGCACGTGACTGTCCAGGCATTCCTACAGATTAGAGCAAATCTGCACACATCCTCTGGCCGAATATAGGAGGCGAGCATTAACCAGATGTCCACTGGATACTCCCCCCCATCACTGCTCTCTGTTAAAACATGCAGACAAGGGGTTTACCCCTCCGTCCCCTCCAAGTACTAATTTCTCTATGTGCATTACAGATTTTAGACAAATAATAccctttctcctcttgttcttcttcttgtgtgccACTTTAGTTTCATTTTCTCCATCCTCTTCCAGGTCCAGGTCATCACTGCTGTCCAAACCATCCCCTGTGACACTCCGTGAAGACAGGACCTCTTCTACAGAACCCTGAGATGCCTCCAGGCCACAGAGTAATTTTACTGAAACACAGTGTTGAATTAGCCATTTGAATCGCCTGTCCAGACATGGCTAAATGACCCTGTGGTATCAAAGCATTAAAAACACCCAAAATGCCAGGCTGTGCCATTGAAGGTTCAGGTTACCTTCTTTCT
Encoded here:
- the tmem183a gene encoding transmembrane protein 183A; this encodes MPKKGNRKRLKFRAGDVCSESVTVADYADADPAVVKSGRLKKAVANAVEKEVKLLCGLEASQGSVEEVLSSRSVTGDGLDSSDDLDLEEDGENETKVAHKKKNKRRKESSDGGEYPVDIWLMLASYIRPEDVCRFALICRNAWTVTCTAAFWTRLYRRHYKIGADLPFRLQPDCIDRMCSLRARVIRSLFHLYEPFSLRVSKIPALPESTPTTLLNSKCLLFWVTKVSGTRPEALWEFNFKFLKQQRHSKNGCAKSLYMPRQYEDVHTNPDSDCYVLQVTTLNFIFTPVVMGMILSLFTINVSTDMRHHRVRLLFQDTPLQRWKKRGDQGGTQVVLDPVHSVKLMDWWHPHYPSSPHI